In Haliscomenobacter hydrossis DSM 1100, the DNA window TCGAAACCTGATCCGCGGCATTGGTGTACAACTGGAAAGCCTGAGTTTTGCCACCCAAAATGTCGGTTGCAGCGGCGGTATTCACTTTGCCATCTTCTAAAAGCACTTCACTATCGGGTCTGATGACTACCGTGTTGATTAAAAAGTCTTGGTATTGGCTCAGGTAATAATTGACATCAAAAAGAATTTTTTGGCTAAAAAAACCTTTGTAACCGATCTCAAAACTTTGTACTTGTTCTGGCTGGATATAGGGCACATTGGATTTTACCAATTTGTCTTTGTTGTTGGCCACTGCCGTAGGAAATGGTACGCCTTGAGCAACCTGCGCACCAAAAGCATTGGCAAAAGCACCCACTGAAGCCGCAGTGAAAGAGTTCTCGTAAGCATTGAGTCCCTGCGAATTGATTGGAGCACCACCCAAAATGATGATTGGCCCTACATTCAGCTTGATGTATTGATCACCAATGGTGGGATTGCGGAATCCGGTTTGGTAAGATGCCCGGAAGTTATGTTGTTCACTGGGTGAAAACACCACTGAAGCCCGTGGGGTGAAACGACCCACGAAGTTTTCGTTTTTATCATAACGGCCGGATACAGTAAGCTTCAATTTTTCATTGAGCATGTCTTTGGACACCTGCACAAAAGCACCGTACTCATCGTTGCTCAGGTTTTTGTCTTTGTCGTCAAACAAGGTGCCTTGGGTGTCCAGGGTGTATCTTCGGAGGTTGCCGCCAATTTGTACATTGAGCACCTTGATATAAGGGCTGAAATCATACAGACCTTCTACGTGTTTCAGGCCACAATGGCTGTAAATACCCGCCCCACTCAAGCCCTGGGTAGTAATCAAACGCTCGCTGGCTGCGTCAAAAGCCTCGCTGCCCGGCAGCAAGCGACCTTCGTCAGCAAAGGATCTGGCACTGAGGTGGTTTTGTGCGCTGACCCCATTGACATTGCCGTTGAAAGCCGCAGTGTAACGTTGAAACCAGGTGGCATCGGCTTTATCAGGCGTGACCTGGTTCCCGTTTAAGTCCTTGACCCAGGAGCGATTGATCAGTTGGCCCAGCGAACGGGAATTGTAAGAATCTTGAGAATTTTCTTTGTTGGAATAGGCGCGTACATAAAAATTGTTGCCTTTTAACTCAACCCGGTGCTGAACCAAATTGAACCCATTGATCACAAAACGGCTACTCCCTGTGTATTGGGCAATGCCTTGGTTGTAATTGGCCTGATAAGTCAATTCCATCCCGTTGGAAAGCCGGTAATGCAGCGCGCCATTGAGTTTGAGGCTGTACACGCCGTATTGCGCCAGGTCTTTTTCCTCGTAGCCCGTGCGCGAAACCCGACCAATGCCTTGGATCGTTTGGGCTACTTCATCGCCGTAAATGTTCAGCGCATTGCGGCCCGGGTTGTTGGGGCCACGACTGGCAACAGGAGTATTTGGATCAATATCGGTGTAATCGTTGGCGTACCAGTCGGTTCCAGTCAGGTACGCGGCATTGAGTTTGAAGGCAAAACGGTCGTTGAATGCTTTGGCATAGCGCAACGCCAGATCGTAGAAAGGTTTTGCTCCAAAATCGGTGCCATCATTGAGGTGATTGACCCCCACTTTGCTTTGCACACTCAAACCCTGGAAATCAAAGGGATTTTTGGTACGGGTTTGTAACATGCCGTTAAAAGCAATGGGACCATAAAGGGCCGAAGCCGCACCAGGGATGAGTTCTACACTGTGTACATCCAGATCGTGTGGGCCAAATAGGTTGCCCATGGCAAAGCCCAAACCCGCCGATTGATTGTCTACGCCATCCACCAACTGCAAAAAACGGCTGTTGCCAGTAGTGTTAAAACCACGGGTATTGATTTGTTTGTAAGTCAAGCTACTGGTGACCAAATCTACCGATTTCATGTTGAGCAGCGCATCGTAAAAATTGGCGGAGGGGCTTTGTTGAATGGCCTTGGCGTCCATTTTTTCAATGCTCACAGGCGAGCGCAAAATCCGCTCTTCTACCCGCGAAGCGGAAACCACCACCTGATCCAGCTCTTCGGCTTTGGCATTCAAGGTGATGTTGAGGGTGGTTGCTGCGTTGATGGACAATTCTTGTGAGGCATAGCCCAATAAAGACACCACCA includes these proteins:
- a CDS encoding TonB-dependent receptor, translating into MKKIVTLTILLLQAIFAMAQTISGTISDAATQKPLSGVNIGIQGKNEGTITDAEGKFVLNSSTKPPFTLVVSLLGYASQELSINAATTLNITLNAKAEELDQVVVSASRVEERILRSPVSIEKMDAKAIQQSPSANFYDALLNMKSVDLVTSSLTYKQINTRGFNTTGNSRFLQLVDGVDNQSAGLGFAMGNLFGPHDLDVHSVELIPGAASALYGPIAFNGMLQTRTKNPFDFQGLSVQSKVGVNHLNDGTDFGAKPFYDLALRYAKAFNDRFAFKLNAAYLTGTDWYANDYTDIDPNTPVASRGPNNPGRNALNIYGDEVAQTIQGIGRVSRTGYEEKDLAQYGVYSLKLNGALHYRLSNGMELTYQANYNQGIAQYTGSSRFVINGFNLVQHRVELKGNNFYVRAYSNKENSQDSYNSRSLGQLINRSWVKDLNGNQVTPDKADATWFQRYTAAFNGNVNGVSAQNHLSARSFADEGRLLPGSEAFDAASERLITTQGLSGAGIYSHCGLKHVEGLYDFSPYIKVLNVQIGGNLRRYTLDTQGTLFDDKDKNLSNDEYGAFVQVSKDMLNEKLKLTVSGRYDKNENFVGRFTPRASVVFSPSEQHNFRASYQTGFRNPTIGDQYIKLNVGPIIILGGAPINSQGLNAYENSFTAASVGAFANAFGAQVAQGVPFPTAVANNKDKLVKSNVPYIQPEQVQSFEIGYKGFFSQKILFDVNYYLSQYQDFLINTVVIRPDSEVLLEDGKVNTAAATDILGGKTQAFQLYTNAADQVSIQGISAGVSFILPKNYRLHTNATWTEFNLQDANPSNIPAFNTPSWKTNVMFSNPRLSDQLGFSVAWHWQSAFDWYGTFTSLTPGRIDAYSLFDAQISYKVPKLKTMVKLGAANLTNNYVVQAYGSPAVGGLYYLSLNFDDLLR